The proteins below are encoded in one region of Geomonas ferrireducens:
- a CDS encoding metal-dependent transcriptional regulator, with protein sequence MKLSDKAEEILEALWIESEEKGTGYAELDRMEIEASDPAYQELSSRALVEIRGGRIYFRPEGREEGRMTIRRHRLAERLMMDVLNIRGESGDMKACQFEHLLNEGVDSKVCTMLNHPVTCPHGKPIPPGECCDEARKSGDLGVVPLTELKPGDEGDIAYIQTEDSKKMQKLMAMGVLPGNRISLLQAFPSYIFRVGFSEFAIDSAMAREIFVRR encoded by the coding sequence ATGAAACTCAGTGATAAAGCGGAAGAGATACTGGAGGCGCTCTGGATCGAGTCGGAGGAGAAGGGGACCGGTTACGCCGAGCTGGACCGGATGGAGATAGAAGCGTCCGACCCGGCCTACCAGGAGCTTTCCTCCCGTGCCCTCGTCGAGATCCGCGGCGGGCGCATCTACTTCCGTCCGGAGGGACGCGAGGAGGGGCGCATGACCATCAGGCGGCATCGGCTCGCCGAGCGGCTCATGATGGACGTCCTCAACATCCGTGGTGAAAGCGGCGACATGAAGGCCTGCCAGTTCGAACACCTTCTGAACGAGGGTGTGGATAGCAAGGTCTGCACCATGCTGAATCACCCGGTGACCTGCCCGCACGGCAAGCCGATCCCCCCCGGTGAGTGCTGCGACGAGGCGCGCAAAAGCGGCGACCTGGGCGTCGTTCCGCTGACCGAACTCAAACCGGGCGACGAAGGCGACATCGCCTACATCCAGACCGAGGACAGCAAGAAGATGCAGAAACTCATGGCGATGGGGGTGCTTCCGGGTAACCGCATCTCGCTTTTGCAGGCCTTTCCCTCCTATATCTTCAGGGTCGGCTTCTCCGAGTTCGCCATAGACTCGGCCATGGCCCGCGAAATCTTCGTCAGGAGATAA
- the feoB gene encoding ferrous iron transport protein B, with amino-acid sequence MSIFGKKGSCHETPTVTSTGAKKVALVGNPNVGKSVLFNALTGAYVTVSNYPGTSVEVSRGNTVIGGEEFEIIDTPGMYSILPITEEERVAREILLTERPHLVLHVLDARNLERMLPMTLQLIEAELPVILVVNIMDEAARMGLQIDIPLLSERLGIPVIGAATAKKVGVPEIKAAIAGSSASATPPFSFSRLMEGDIAEIAATLKGDYILSKKALSLLLLQGDDEVADLVRATEGEGFTQVEGVVREKRFERRESFHLDLSMERKGIVKRVLDGAFKTPEKRVVTLAERISRLTVRPATGIPLLFIVLYFGLYQFVGVFGAGTLVDVLEGKGFEEFFNPWITGVVKGNVPWPVIQELFVGEYGIITLGFRYAVGIILPIVATFFLFFSVLEDSGYFPRLALLVDRVFKTMGLTGRAVIPMVLGFGCDTMATMVTRTLETVRERVIATVLLALAIPCSAQLGVIMSLLSQTPGALLVWSLCLFGIFLLVGLLAAKVLPGETPMFYMEIPPMRLPQFSNVLTKTYTRMQWYFMEILPLFILASVLLWLGKITHFFEKMIEAMTPVMASLGLPKESAVAFIFGFFRRDYGAAGLYDLQSKGLMNPRQLTVAAVTLTLFIPCVAQFLIMKKERGWNVALSIGLFVSTFAFGCGWLLNRFLLLTNIL; translated from the coding sequence ATGTCGATTTTCGGTAAGAAGGGTTCCTGTCACGAAACACCCACCGTCACCAGCACCGGCGCCAAGAAGGTGGCGCTGGTCGGGAATCCCAATGTCGGCAAGAGCGTGCTTTTCAACGCCCTCACCGGCGCTTACGTCACCGTCTCCAACTACCCGGGCACCTCGGTGGAGGTATCCCGCGGCAACACCGTGATCGGCGGCGAGGAATTCGAGATCATCGACACCCCGGGGATGTACTCCATCCTCCCCATCACCGAGGAGGAGAGGGTGGCCCGGGAGATCCTCCTCACCGAGCGTCCGCACCTCGTGCTCCACGTCCTTGACGCGCGCAATCTGGAGCGCATGCTCCCCATGACGCTGCAGTTGATCGAGGCCGAGCTCCCCGTGATCCTCGTGGTGAACATCATGGACGAGGCGGCGCGCATGGGGCTTCAGATCGACATCCCGCTTCTGTCCGAGCGCCTCGGCATCCCGGTGATCGGCGCCGCGACCGCTAAGAAGGTCGGTGTCCCCGAGATCAAGGCCGCCATCGCAGGCTCCAGCGCGAGCGCCACCCCCCCCTTCAGCTTTTCGCGCCTCATGGAAGGGGACATCGCCGAGATCGCCGCGACCTTGAAGGGAGACTACATCCTCTCGAAGAAGGCGCTGTCGTTACTTCTTCTGCAGGGAGACGACGAGGTCGCCGATCTCGTGCGCGCCACCGAGGGGGAGGGCTTCACCCAGGTGGAAGGCGTGGTGCGTGAGAAGCGCTTCGAGCGGCGCGAGTCTTTTCATCTCGACCTCTCCATGGAGCGCAAGGGCATCGTCAAGCGGGTGCTCGACGGCGCCTTCAAGACGCCGGAAAAGAGGGTGGTCACCCTGGCCGAGCGCATCTCGCGCCTGACGGTGCGCCCCGCGACGGGGATACCGCTCCTGTTCATCGTGCTCTACTTCGGCCTTTACCAGTTCGTCGGCGTTTTCGGCGCCGGCACCCTCGTCGACGTTCTGGAGGGAAAAGGGTTCGAGGAATTCTTCAATCCCTGGATTACCGGGGTCGTCAAGGGCAACGTGCCGTGGCCTGTGATCCAGGAGCTCTTCGTCGGCGAATACGGCATCATCACCCTGGGCTTTCGCTATGCCGTCGGCATCATCCTGCCTATCGTCGCCACCTTCTTCCTCTTCTTCTCCGTCCTCGAGGACAGCGGTTACTTCCCGCGCCTGGCCCTTTTGGTGGACCGGGTCTTCAAGACCATGGGGCTTACCGGCCGTGCCGTCATACCGATGGTGCTCGGTTTCGGCTGCGACACCATGGCTACCATGGTAACCCGCACCCTCGAAACGGTACGCGAGCGCGTGATCGCCACCGTACTTCTCGCGCTCGCCATCCCGTGCTCGGCGCAGTTAGGCGTAATCATGTCGCTGCTCTCCCAGACGCCGGGCGCGCTTTTAGTCTGGAGCCTCTGCCTCTTCGGCATCTTCCTGCTTGTCGGCCTTCTTGCCGCCAAGGTGCTTCCCGGCGAGACCCCGATGTTCTACATGGAGATCCCGCCGATGCGCCTGCCGCAGTTCTCGAACGTGCTCACCAAGACCTACACGAGGATGCAGTGGTACTTCATGGAGATCCTGCCGCTTTTCATCCTCGCCTCGGTGCTTTTGTGGCTCGGCAAGATCACCCATTTCTTCGAGAAGATGATCGAGGCGATGACCCCGGTCATGGCGTCCCTGGGTCTTCCCAAGGAATCGGCCGTTGCCTTCATCTTCGGCTTCTTCCGCCGTGACTACGGTGCGGCCGGTCTTTACGACCTGCAGAGCAAGGGGTTGATGAACCCGCGCCAGCTTACCGTCGCCGCCGTGACCCTTACCCTCTTCATACCGTGCGTCGCGCAGTTTCTGATCATGAAGAAGGAGCGCGGGTGGAACGTGGCGTTGAGCATCGGTCTCTTCGTCTCCACCTTCGCCTTCGGCTGCGGCTGGCTTTTGAACCGCTTCCTGCTGCTGACGAACATCCTGTAA